The nucleotide window CGGTGGTTTCTCTGGAGACGCTTGTGGAGCCTCACGACACTGCACGCTGCTCTCTAGTGagtctgggcccctgggaagttGGGGACCGCTGAGAGTTCAGTCTGTGCCTCCTCGAATCCCTATCTGACTCCGGTCACTGCCTCTGTCAGAACCGCCCTGTCTGGTCTGTCTGGTGCTGATGGGAGAGAGCAGAGACAAGAATTAGTCTTGTCTTCAGGCGAGGGCTTAGGATGGGGAGCCCCAGAAGGAGGTAGGCATCGGTAGGAGTTGTCAAGCAAGTGAGGTGCTGAGATTCGGGAATGTCactgacttttccttccttcccagggtCTTTCCTGCCACCTCTGGGGTAAGTATCGCTACTTTGACAGAGAGAACTACCAGGCTAGCCAAAGGGAAGGTGACTGTTCACCCTCAGCCCCGAGAGACCCGAGCTAGCTCCCCTGCCCTCGGGAGGTCTCAGACGCCAAACCGGGCTCTGAGCAGCTTTGGCTCCCCTCCACCCTTCACACCCAGATGGTGACGTGCTCTGCCTGCCTGGAAGCATCCAGCCTGCCCCAGGCCCTGTGCTGGTGCCCACCCGCCTGCAGACAGAGCTGGTGCTGAGGTGTCCACAGGAGACCGACTGCGCCCTCTGCGTCCGTGTGGTTGTGCACTTGGCTGTCCATGGTGAGTGGGGAATCCTGagactgtgtgtgcacacatgtgagtgcctgggaatcctatgtctgtgtgtgcacacatgtgagtgcctgggaatcctatgtctgtgtgtgcacacatgtgagtgcctGGGAATCCTAtgactgtgtgtgcacacatgtgagtgcctGGGAAGGGCATGAGGGCTGTAGACTCCATGAGCATCTGCAGTGTTTAAGACACTGCCAGGCACCCGTAGGGCAGCCTGCTCTCCCAGGCCTCTGTTTACCTGTCATGGCATTCCTGGAAGGGAATCTAAGCCTGAACCAGCCCAGGGCAGCTGTCTGACTTGGGCTttactctcttctcttcctttcaggGGGCTGGGAAGAGCCTGAAGAAAAGTCTGACTTGGAACTCCAGGAGCCTAGAAACGGTGAGGAGCCAGCTGGCCGAACTTCTTGTTGGGGTCTGGCCCATGGCCCATGGCCCGGCTGACCCCTGTGTGTCGCCCACAGCATCTCTCCTGGCCCAGGTGGTGCTCTCCTTCCAGGCCTACCCCACTACCCGCTGTGCACTGCTGGAGGTACAGGTGCCTGCCGTCCTGGTGCAGCCTGGCCAGTCTGTGGTATGTGACATGCTTCTGCTGAGTCACCTTCTGAATCCAACATTCCTGCCACATTCTCCTGCAGTGTTCTGTAGATCCTGGATCTGAGCTGAGCAGTGAGTCAGCCTTCAGTGGTGGTTGTTCTGTCTATAAAATGAGGGTGAGGACACTCCTGCCGTACATGTTTGACTTGGTGAGAAGTCACTAAGCAGTTTTCTGGGACAATTTTATTTCATACGCTCACCAGCAGCAAATAGGGCTTCCGATTGCTTCCATCTTTGCCAACACTTGGCATCTTAACATTTCAATGTTAGCCATTCTGCTGTGTGTGTCATGGTTTGTAACTGGggatctgtgtgtacatgtgtggtggtagtgtttatatttctgaattatatttgtttatttgttgtgtatgtatgtatacatgtatgtatccTGGGGGCTTcatatggagggcagaggacatcttagagtctgttttcttctttttaccgtaagggtcctggggattgaactcaggttgtcaagcttggtagCATCTAGACAGCCCAGTGCTGGTGTTTGTGTTACtgatttgtgtgtatgaatatgggAGGGGGCATGCTGGGGATGAATCAAAGGCTTTGTATATGCTAACAATAGTCTAttgctgagctacaccctcagcccttGTTTTTATTAGACAGAATCTTGCTGTGTAGGCTAgactgaaatcctcctgcctcactctcctAAGTGTGCTAGGACTACAGGGACATGCCACTGAGTTGAGTATtcatttctgctttaattttgtatacccctgatgactaagaaagTTAAACACTGTTTACATGTTTATTGGCTGTTTATAACTTCCTCCATGAAATGTCCTTTCAAGCTCTTGGTGACtttctaaaataagaataaagagctgggaatgtggctcagtagAGCTCTTGGCTAACatgctcaaggtcctgggtttgattcccagcaacacacacacacacacacacacacacacacacacacacacacacacacacactttttttttaaaaaaaagatttatttatttattatgtatacagcatgtatgactgcaggccagaagagggcaccagatctcattacagatggttgtgagccaccatgtggttgctgggaattgaactcaggacctctggaagagcagtcagtgctcttaaccactgagccatctctctagccccacactttttttttttttttttttaataatcagcTCAGTTTACTTCACAGTGTGGCCATGAGCACCAGGAGGGGCTTGCACTAGTGTGTCTAATCAGCTTCCCTCTCGCCAAGTGGTGCACAACAGCAGGTGTAGGCTACAGAAGATACCTGCTTTAGAACTGGGGACCTGTTCAAAGaaggaaatttagctgggtggtggtggcacacgcctttaatcccagcacttgggaggcagagggaggtggagctttgtgagttcaaggctagcctggtctacagagtgagttccctggacagtcaggactacacagagaagctctgtcctgggggaggggaaagccaATGGGTGAGCAGAGTGGTCCACCCACATGAGCCCAAGATCTTGGCCTGGGTTCTGAGTcctccatctccagccctctACCACCTTCTCCTCATAGGGCTCTGCAGTGTTTGACTGTTTCGAGGCTGGCCTTGGGGCGGAGGTGAGAATCTGGTCCTACACACAGCCCAGGTACCAGAAAGAACTCAACGTCACACGGCAGCTGCCTGGTAAGTGACCTGAAGCCCTGGTCCCCTAGTCTGTGGTCCCTCTGGTCACGCCCCCTCTCCCTGGCCCATCACTTTCAGGCCAGGATCTGAGCTGGTACCCTCCTTAGTCAGTTCCGTGTGCTTCTAGCTTCTGGGATTGGTGCTCTGTGCCGTGTAAATGTGGGTGGTCTTCAGGGCACAGGCAGCCCCTCTCTAGCTCCCCAAGGGTTGGGTTGCCTCCCTTCTTGCCCTGGTCCTCAGCCCCACTGGAGGTTTTTCTGTGATCTCTCCCCAGACTGCAGGGGTCTTGAAGTCCGGGACAGCATCCAGAGCTGCTGGGGTAGGGGCTAGGGACagtgggctgggaggagggaggagaagggtcTGGAGTCCACACAGTGCATACTTGGGCTTGACTTCAGTTCTGGGATGCCAGTTCCAAAGTCACAGGACATGctccatcattcattcattcactcattccacTGTAGTAGTTATTTCATCTATGCCAGACATTGGAAATATAAAAACGAatctttttcttataaaaatgttCACTGGGAACATATAGTGGGCCAAAGCACTGTCAAGATTATGGTGCCTTCTTCATAGACCAAAGTGGAAACCATATTAAACCCGAAACAGGAACCCAGAAAGTCAAGATTttgatgttacttttttttttttcttttcaagacagggtttctcctggctgtcctctgtagaccgggctggccttgaactcacagagatctgcctgcctctgtctcctgagtgctgggactaaagtcgtGCGCTGCCACCCAGCTTAACGTTACTTtagtttcatattttcttttaaagaaaatttatcatGCATTTATAGCATATACAAAAAAAGCTTTAagtgcaatgatttttttttttctttttgagacaaggtctcactgtgtagctcttggtagcctggaactcactctaaagACCAGGCAGGTCTCATGTTCCCACAGATCTACCTGTTTGCCTTCCAAGTGCGAGAATTGAATGTGGCCATTGTGTCCAGCCAAGTGCACTGGTTTTAATGTCTAGTTCACTGAAATGGCTGTGTAGTTAGGTTGTTTTGGATTTGACAGGATCTTGCAGGTTGTCTACACAagacttgaacttgcaatccttctgccttagtgGAGGCTGCAGGTGTGCGTCATCACATCAGGCCAGTTGTGTTAGTGTTTACATGTGTACAAACTTCTACAGCTAGCACAAGACAAGATGAAGGCGTAAATTCtgtggcagttttttttttcttgttttttttgtttgtttgtttgtttgttttgttttgttttgttttgtttggagacagggtttctctgtgtagctttgcgcctttcctggagcttgctctgtagaccaggctggcctcaaactcacaaagatccgcctgcctctgcctctcgaatgctgggattaaaggcgtgcactgccacagccgggcggtggcagTTTTTAAACTATGAAATCTTCTCCGATTTCTTCTTTtcaactccattttctttttggcCTTCCTCTTTGGCACTCCATGAAGTTCCGCAGGCACCAGTTTTGAAAACAGAACACACCAGGCATCTCATCTTGTCACTTGGTGGTGATTGCTTTCCTTACGCAACAACTACTGTCTGGATAATTACTCTGTACAAGACATAGTTATAGAGTAAATTAACAAGCAAACTTGATAAAACCTCCATCCTTAAGGAGCTGGGAATTGGGGTTTGAGGAAGGTTGAGGGAAGATCCAATAAATCTGTGTAGATGTAAAGTATACCGTAAGGTAGATGGcgactagagttacagagaaaATTCAAGGGAGAGGGTGGGAAGGCTGAGGGCTGCAGCAGTGAGATATCCTCACAGAGGTGAGGATGCGAAGGAGGAACCCTGTATTTGAGAGTCGGGAGTTCCACAGGGACAGCACAGCCCTGCAAAGGCCCTGGAGCAAGAGCAAGGGCCAGTGTGCTGAAGGAATACGAAGGAGCCTCATATGTTTGCAGCCAAGTGTTCAAGACACGAGTACTAACAGATGAGGCTAGAGAGGTCAGAAACTAGGCGGGTTAAGGTCTTGCAAGCTGTTCCAAGGACTTTGACAGGCATTAGTACGTGGAGCATAAGTGGAGTCTAGGGAAAGTATGGGCATTAAGGAGGTAGCAGGATTCTACTGGCTGCAGAGGAAGAAGAGTTGTCCAAGCTGGAGCCTCTGTGGGTTTGGCTTTGGGCTTGTGGCTGGGGACAAAGCCTGGTATGAGATGGGGGATACAGTCTGTCCCCCAAGGGCCTCCTCGTCTGAGGGTTTGATGGAATTTCCAATGGGACAGTTGGTGAGTGTGGCCCAGGCTCGGCTGTGTAGAAGGGCAAAGGGGGTCTGaacttctctcctctctgctcccactAGCCCTGCCCTGGCTCAGTGTGTCTGCAGACGGTGACAATGTTCGCTTGGTACTGGATGTCTCTGAGGAGCAGGACTTTGGCCTCTTACTGTACTGGGACCAGGTCCAGGGTCCTCTCAAATCCCAGAGGCACAAAAACCTGGTGAGGCTTCTCCTCAGGTCCATGTTCGCCTGTGCCCATGCCCATGTTAAGGATGTATGCAAGCTGTCAATGGGGACACACCCAAAGCAGAGGACCTTGGAGGGGTGCAGAGAGGGGGTCTGTCTGCCTGGTTCCCTCAGCTTTGGGCTTCCCTGATTCCTCTTCCTTATCTTCTCTTAACTCACTTCCATCTGCTCATCCCACAGACTGGACCACAGACTATTACTTTAAACCATACAGACTTGGTTCCCTGCCTCTGCATTCAGGTAGGAGCAGAATCCACCTGCACATGGGGATAGGGAGGTACGGATGGGTGGCCTCAAATCTTCTAGGGTCGCTCTTCTCCCTACTCTGAGGTAGAGACCATGGCCCCTTTGGTTGGCTGGCTTTACTCTTGCCGTCCTGTGCCTTCTGCTTGTTATGTGTCCAGAATGCTCCTGGGGTCCTTTATCCATAGGGACTGTTCCTTACGGCTCACGGCTCAAATGTCACCTCTTCTTCCCCTGTTCTTCTAGTTCCCTCTTGGTGTTCCTGTGAAGGGTAGGGCATGCGTATGTACTTAAAGAACTTGAATCCTTCTTGCCATTTACTGGCTGGTATGACCTTGGGCAAGCCActgcctttctgagtctgctTCCTATCTGTAATCTGGATGAATTATACCATTATAGGGCTGTTGTAAAGAAGGGTGCCACATCTAGGTTTAAATATGTTGACTACAGCCACTCCTTCTGATTGCACATTGCATTATTCATCAAGCCCCATTCATTCACTTgacctcttgctctttcttcctccttcttcttcatcctcaGTTCATCTGGGGCCTCTATAATGTCTCCTGTAGTCCGTCAATAGCTTCTATCCCCACCGCCCTTTCCAGTGCCTCTTTGGCTTTCTGGGCTCCCTAGTTTTCCCTCAACTGAACCTTTCCCAGTAGTAGACTTTCTTCCAAGTTCTCCTTTATGAGAAGTTTGTTATATCCAGCAGAGCTGCTGACTAAGACTCACCCACCCTGCCTTTGCTCAGGCAGTTCCCACTACTGCTTCCGTGTAACCCAGTCTTCCCAGCTCACATCACCTCTTTCCCAAAGCTTCTCCAGTACCCTGGCCTTTCCTAGTTCCCAATCCCCCTTGCCCTTCCGGCTTCTCATCTCCATGTGTCACTTCCTCTAACATTTGGGCTTCTGTCTAATGTCTTTTTGTATACGTAAGATGCTCAGTGAATATTTGGAGGTGGCTGAGTGatgaatatttacatattttatccTTACTATAACCATGGGTCCATGACTTCCTTGAAGGCAAGCAAAGCCTATCTCATTCAAATACAGTAACTTTGCCAGAGTCCTGGACAGGGCCTGGCATACAGTGGGTGCTAATTGTTGATggtatagatgaataaataaatccccACTGCCAAACACAATGGTAACATACATGGCAGGTGTTCAGGAAATGTTTGCTGTATTTAACTGTCTGCTTTACCATGTCCAATGCCCATGACGCAGTAGGTGCTCCCAACTAAACATTTGATGAATAAACTAATGCATTTTCCCACAGCATAGTGTTAAATACATagtaggtattttttttcttttttccttttctttttctttttcttttcttttctttctttctttctttctttctttcttttttttttttttgagctgaggatcaaatccagggccttgtgcttgctaggcaagtattctaccactgagctaaatccccaacccccatagtAGGTACTCTTAAAAACCtagcacagggttggggatttagctcagtggtagaatacttgcctagcaagcacaaggccctggatttgatcctcagctccagaaaacaaacaaacaaacaaacaaacaaacaaacaaaccctagcATAGTATTTGATACATAGTAGGTATTCACACGTTTGTGAAATGAATCAAGATTAATAACCAATGACTCTTTGTGTATACCATACTGCTAAGATACATAGGCACTCAGTGAAAGTTGAGtgaaaagccaggtatgatggtgcatgcttttaatcccagccctcaggaggcaaaggcaagtggatctctgtgagggatatgtagtgagacccttcctcaaaaatagaaaaacaaaaacactcccccccaaaaaaagttgaGAGAAGATGTTCTAAGTGCACATGGCAGTGTTTACTCAGAGAACCCACACTGCCATCTCTAGAGCTCTGTAGGGTGAGAAACCTGGTGAGTGCTTGTGAAACCTGCCCCGGTGAATGTGTCCTAGTACCCAGTAGGGTCTGACACATGATCATGGATGGTTGGCTGCGTTAAATTGACTTAAGAGACCCCCCCCATTTTCTTCCCAGGTGTGGCCCCTGGAGCCAGATTCTGTTAGGACCAGTTTCTGCCCCTTCCGGGAAGGTGAGCGAATCCCCTATGGCAGGGGGCTGTGTGGAAGGCTGATTTGTGTTTAATAACCCTGGCCCTCTGCTTTAGATCCCCGAGCACACCGGAACCTTTGGCACATAGCCAAGCTGAAGCTGGTGTCCTCAGAGACATGGCAGCTAGATGCACCATGCTCTCTGCGGGCCAAGATGGCACTGTGCTGGCAGGCACCAGACCAGGGTCCCTGCCAGCCCCTTGTGCCACCGATGCTCCAGGAGAATGTCACTGTGAATGTGAGATCAAGGGCAGAcccaaggtggaaagagaaaggggaccCCAGGGTCTCCCTTCGTGACCTCACTCCTTCCCTACCTTCTACAGAAGCCTCATGAATTCCCGTTGCTGAAAAGCCACCCTAACCTCTGTGTCCAGGTCAGAATGGTGATCAAAAACACTGGGCTGAGGGTGGGACCCTGCACCAATTCTCCTCCCAAGCTACAACCTCCACACGCACTACTGGGAACTCATGCCCCCaagcacacacatcatacacagacacatgaataataataaaaaaaaagtaatttttaaattaaaaaataaaagcactcaTTCAAggtttagctgggcatggtggctcatgcctatgttcctagcacttgggaggctgaggcaggaggatgtgctgcccggagtttgaggccaccctggcctgAACTGTGTAGTGAAtaccaggccagcctaggctaaagactgagactgtttcaaaacaaaacagatttattGACTATATGTGCCAGCCACCCTGAGACAGACTTTATCAGTGAACAAAACCGACAACTGTCGCTACCATCCCAGAACCTATTTCTAATGAAGGCAGGTGAATAAACCGTATAACTGAACGTGTTCAAGTGCCATCCATGCTGTGGTGAAAGGTGAAGGAATGGGGAAGGGCGGAGGTTGTGATCTTCAGTGGGTGT belongs to Onychomys torridus chromosome 3, mOncTor1.1, whole genome shotgun sequence and includes:
- the Il17rc gene encoding interleukin-17 receptor C isoform X1, with product MPMSWFLLSLALGRSPAVVSLETLVEPHDTARCSLGLSCHLWDGDVLCLPGSIQPAPGPVLVPTRLQTELVLRCPQETDCALCVRVVVHLAVHGGWEEPEEKSDLELQEPRNASLLAQVVLSFQAYPTTRCALLEVQVPAVLVQPGQSVGSAVFDCFEAGLGAEVRIWSYTQPRYQKELNVTRQLPDCRGLEVRDSIQSCWALPWLSVSADGDNVRLVLDVSEEQDFGLLLYWDQVQGPLKSQRHKNLTGPQTITLNHTDLVPCLCIQVWPLEPDSVRTSFCPFREDPRAHRNLWHIAKLKLVSSETWQLDAPCSLRAKMALCWQAPDQGPCQPLVPPMLQENVTVNKPHEFPLLKSHPNLCVQVSSWEKKVQLQECLWADSLGPFKDDMLLVEMRTGPNNTSVCALEPSGCTALPSNASTRAAHLGEQLLQDFRTQQCVQLWNDDDLGALWACPMDKYIHKRWVLVWLVCLLLVAALFFLLLLKKDRVKAAPRARTALLLHSADGAGYERLVGALASALSKLPLRVAVDLWSRRELSAHGALAWFHGQRHRTLQEDGVVVLLFSPAAAAQCQQWLQHQTVEPGPHDALASWLSCVLPDFLQGRVAGRYVGVYFDGLLHPDAVPAPFRAAPLFSLPSQLPGFLDALQGGCAPRPGRLADRAEQVAQALRAALDSCTSHSAVPGCGEA